In the Setaria italica strain Yugu1 chromosome VI, Setaria_italica_v2.0, whole genome shotgun sequence genome, one interval contains:
- the LOC101779778 gene encoding exocyst complex component SEC8, with product MSRSGHRRGIFDGLPIPADKSYLKEGLSRIDEGWAAARFDSLPHVVHILTSKDRDGEIQFLKEQSDLIEDVVDEVVHAYHHGFNKAIQNYSQILRLFSESADSITGLKGEMAEAKKLLGRKNKHLGQLWYRSLTLRHVLSLLDQVEDVAKVPARIENLMAEKQLYAAVQLHVQSMLMLEREGLQAVGALQDVRSDLTKLRGVLFYKILEELHGHLYNNGEYSSVTLSMADSEDVPASTAAGRVLNSMQPLSRRTRSIKGDNHISGAVAADGFPKTSSIDGGSSFDGPDDDSSLDMRESDGRSRKDSKSISRQIPIFLSCAAPDEFIDSMIKADAPLNVKYLRTLVQCLSMLGKVAAAGAVICQRVRPTIHDVITSKIKAYSEEASKSSTDKAAKRTSDASHSDGPIPRFQMLKQKTKNGASVMAAQLVVSPISPAMAPTGDAQRAATQLLRSIFECLLDILENHIIVGDLLEQKSTSEVDNINTPHIVNGDASWNPDSESSQATGGFSVAFSLSVVQSECQQLLCEILRATPEAATADAAVQTARLANKDPVKEKRDGSEGLSFAFRITDSATSVPNEGQGWRRNSNVPQEGYGTASVIPDQGIFLAASVYRPVFEFMNKIGSMLPQKYSQLGSDGLLAFVDNFLKEHFLPAIFVDYRKCVQQAISSPAAFRPRVHATSVYDSLVELGRPVLQGLLAVDIIAKEVLGWVQLMPNYATELVEYVRTFLERTHERCRASYMEAVLEKQSYILLSRNDVESLMRLEPANIYLQNSTSQPDNNVTDAEAVEVEIELSDLLLDMCPIKQENLIHDDQKLILLASLSDSLEYLADSVERLGESFISPPTANHSQHGQHTRSSSAIPKGLASLANEYRRLAIDCVRVLRLEMQLEAVYHMQEMTKREYIEDQDAEDPDDFIISLTTQIARRDEEMAPYITESKRNYVFGGISSVAANASIKALAQMKSINLLGVQQICRNSIALEQALAAIPSIDSEAVQQRLDRVRTFYELLNLPFESLLGFIAEHEYLFSAKEYLSVLKVNVPGREIPMDAERRISQILGH from the exons ATGAGCCGCAGCGGTCACCGCCGCGGCATCTTCGATGGCCTCCCCATTCCGGCCGACAAATCC TACCTCAAGGAAGGATTGTCGCGGATCGATGAGGGGTGGGCGGCCGCGCGGTTCGACTCGCTGCCGCATGTTGTGCACATCCTCACTTCCAAGGACCGCGACGGCGAGATCCAGTTCCTCAAGGAGCAGAGCGATCTCATTGAGGACGTCGTTGACGAGGTCGTGCACGCCTACCACCACGGCTTCAACAAGGCCATCCAGAACTACTCCCAG ATCCTACGGTTGTTCAGCGAGTCTGCGGATAGCATTACTGGACTTAAGGGAGAGATGGCAGAGGCCAAGAAGCTGCTTGGCAGGAAGAATAAGCACCTCGGCCAGCTGTGGTACCGGTCCCTCACACTACGCCATGTCCTCTCTCTTTTGGATCAGGTTGAGGATGTTGCCAAG GTTCCTGCTCGGATCGAAAACTTAATGGCAGAGAAGCAGCTGTATGCTGCAGTACAGTTGCATGTCCAATCAATGCTGATGCTAGAACGAGAAGGCCTTCAAGCG GTAGGTGCTCTTCAAGATGTTCGTTCTGACCTCACAAAGCTGCGAGGTGTACTGTTTTACAAAATTTTGGAAGAGTTGCATGGCCATTTGTACAACAATGGAGAATATAG CTCTGTGACTTTGAGCATGGCTGACAGTGAGGACGTACCAGCTTCTACAGCTGCTGGGCGTGTATTAAATAGCATGCAACCTCTTTCAAGGAGAACTAGGTCAATTAAAGGTGACAATCACATTAGTGGAGCAGTGGCTGCAGATGGGTTTCCAAAAACTAGTTCTATTGATGGAGG CTCTTCATTTGATGGCCCGGATGATGATAGTAGCTTAGACATGCGTGAAAGTGATGGACGCTCTCGGAAGGATTCGAAAAGTATTTCTCGTCAAATCCCAATTTTTCTTTCCTGTGCGGCACCAGATGAGTTCATT GATTCAATGATCAAGGCAGATGCCCCCCTTAATGTGAAATACTTGAGAACATTGGTACAATGCTTATCCATGCTTGGAAAGGTTGCAGCTGCAGGAGCTGTGATATG CCAACGAGTACGCCCTACAATCCATGATGTTATCACTTCAAAGATTAAAGCCTATTCTGAAGAGGCTTCAAAATCCAGCACAGATAAAGCTGCAAAAAGAACATCTGATGCGTCACATTCAGATGGACCCATTCCCCGGTTCCAGATgctcaaacagaaaacaaagaaTGGTGCATCTGTAATGGCAGCGCAACTTGTTGTCAGTCCCATTTCCCCAGCTATGGCACCCACAGGAGATGCTCAGCGTGCAGCTACTCAACTTCTTAGATCAATATTTGAATGTCTTTTAGACATACTTG AGAATCATATTATTGTTGGAGATCTTCTTGAACAAAAGTCAACATCTGAGGTTGACAACATAAACACACCTCATATTGTAAATGGGGATGCAAGCTGGAATCCTGACTCCGAATCTTCCCAAGCTACTGGTGGTTTTAGTGTTGCATTCTCACTATCAGTTGTGCAG AGTGAGTGCCAGCAACTTCTTTGTGAAATTTTGAGGGCAACTCCAGAAGCTGCTACTGCTGATGCAGCTGTCCAGACAGCTAGACTTGCAAATAAGGACCCAGTGAAGGAAAAGAG GGATGGATCGGAAGGCCTTTCTTTCGCTTTCCGCATTACTGATTCAGCAACCTCAGTGCCAAATGAAG GTCAAGGATGGCGAAGAAATTCAAATGTGCCACAAGAAGGTTATGGAACAGCAAGTGTCATACCTGACCAAGGAATTTTCCTAGCCGCGTCAGTTTACCGTCCTGTTTTTGAG TTTATGAATAAAATAGGATCGATGTTGCCTCAGAAGTACTCACAACTTGG GAGTGATGGCTTATTGGCTTTTGTAGATAACTTTTTGAAGGAGCACTTCTTGCCAGCAATATTTGTAGATTACCGAAAATGTGTTCAGCAGGCCATATCCA GCCCAGCAGCATTTAGACCACGTGTACATGCAACCTCAGTATATGATTCATTGGTGGAACTTGGACGTCCTGTGCTACAAGGGCTTCTAGCAGTTGATATTATAGCTAAAGAG GTTCTTGGATGGGTTCAATTAATGCCAAACTATGCGACTGAGCTTGTGGAGTATGTACGCACATTTTTAGAACGTACTCATGAAAGATGTCGTGCATCATATATGGAG GCTGTCCTTGAAAAGCAAAGTTATATTCTTCTTTCAAGGAATGATGTTGAAAGTTTAATGCGCCTGGAACCAGCAAACATTTATTTGCAAAATTCTACTAGTCAGCCTGATAACAATGTTACTGATGCAGAGGCAGTCGAAGTAGAGATTGAACTAAGTGATCTCTTATTAGATATGTGCCCAATAAAGCAG GAAAACTTGATACATGATGACCAGAAACTGATATTGTTGGCTTCTCTTAGTGACTCTTTGGAATATTTAGCTGATTCAGTTGAAAG GCTTGGGGAATCATTCATAAGTCCACCAACCGCCAATCACAGCCAGCATGGTCAACATACCCGCTCATCTAGTGCAATTCCAAAAGGTCTTGCATCTCTGGCTAATGAGTACAGAAGGCTAGCTATTGATTGTGTCAGAGTATTGAGATTGGAAATGCAACTAGAGGCCGTATATCACATGCAG GAAATGACCAAAAGAGAATACATCGAAGATCAAGATGCTGAAGATCCTGATGACTTTATTATCTCCCTCACAACTCAG ATCGCACGTCGGGATGAAGAAATGGCTCCTTATATCACAGAATCAAAAAGGAATTATGTATTTGGTGGGATTTCCAGTGTTGCTGCTAATGCGTCAATAAAG GCACTTGCTCAAATGAAGTCAATCAACTTGTTAGGAGTTCAGCAAATATGCAGGAATTCGATAGCTCTAGAACAG GCTCTTGCGGCCATACCGTCAATAGATAGTGAAGCAGTCCAACAAAGATTGGATCGCGTTCGAACATTCTATGAGTTATTAAATTTGCCTTTCGAG TCTTTGCTTGGATTCATCGCCGAACATGAATATTTATTTTCCGCAAAAGA ATACTTGAGTGTTCTGAAGGTCAATGTGCCCGGTAGGGAGATACCTATGGATGCTGAACGACGCATCTCACAGATTTTGGGTCACTAG